Proteins from a genomic interval of Amycolatopsis sp. cg13:
- a CDS encoding BTAD domain-containing putative transcriptional regulator translates to MRFGVLGPLAVWDEAGALVTVPEAKVRALLATLLAHDGGPVAADRLIQDLWGDHPPGKPAGALQAKVSQLRRIVGRDGVERQPAGYRLRIEHSDAAQFRDLVTQARATADPRARAERFAEALALWRGEAFADFADEEFTRSAAYRLAELQLAAVEEQAAAQVEAGDYAAADDLTDVIARNPLREGLRAAQMRALYLCGRQSEALASYADLRTRLAEELGVDPSPELRALYESLLRQDPGLAAEPRGNLPLPLTPLIGREEALKQLAGLSARLVTLTGPGGVGKSRLALGLVSGYACSNRHSHSRAKFPDGCWLVELAAVRGTSADLAEAVAAVLGIRDSLDSASPTQRLATALRDRRMLLVLDNCEHVVEAAAELVESLLRNTRDLRILTTSQEPLGLPGESVFAVEPLPPEDAVRLFTERATASAPDFAGDLDAITEICRRLDGLPLALELAATRVRGLGVKELAARLNDRFAVLTRGSRGAPARQQTLRAVLDWSWELLSEPERTVLSRLAVHRDSFDLAAAEAVCAGDVLDLVPRLVDRSLVTVLNGPTGVRYRLLESVAAYAVERLTDPAATRARHLRHYLEIAENAQLHGSGQRTWLTRLDVEAGNLRAALDEAIGQASIEAVRLAKALSWWWLLRGRLTEGRRMLTAVLRFAATDPELTVLNGSFALLTGEQAPPDSPDGVRASWLRAYSLFSVGDITASCEVNERALAAAGDDEWGIAAALGLRAMLSLVRGDLAALGRDGLRSAELFRRLGDRWGEMQTIPPLAALAEIKGDYAEAARRQHDGLAIARELDLQAEVSARLSGLGRLALLERDWPRARDLHEQALRSASDHGYAYGRIHAEMGLALGARRSSDLDAAERHLTHIRDEYRDVSSTAGDHLLYAELGFIAELRGDLAQARQYHLRGLEYARVLDEPRAFALSLEGLAGTCAPQSAALLLGAADAARRTVNAPLPAAERGDVDRITEAAQAVLGSGFASVFERGARLSVEDAVRMVS, encoded by the coding sequence ATGCGGTTCGGGGTGCTCGGCCCGCTCGCGGTGTGGGACGAGGCAGGCGCGCTGGTCACCGTGCCCGAGGCGAAAGTACGGGCGCTCCTCGCGACCCTGCTGGCGCACGACGGCGGCCCGGTCGCCGCGGACCGGCTCATCCAGGACCTCTGGGGCGACCACCCGCCCGGCAAACCGGCCGGTGCGCTGCAGGCCAAGGTGTCGCAGCTGCGCCGGATCGTCGGACGGGACGGCGTCGAGCGGCAACCGGCGGGCTATCGGCTGCGGATCGAGCATTCCGACGCCGCTCAGTTCCGCGACCTCGTCACCCAGGCTCGCGCCACGGCGGATCCCCGGGCCCGTGCGGAACGATTCGCCGAAGCACTGGCCCTGTGGCGCGGCGAGGCGTTCGCTGACTTCGCCGACGAGGAGTTCACGCGATCGGCCGCGTACCGGTTGGCCGAACTCCAGCTGGCCGCAGTGGAAGAGCAGGCTGCGGCGCAGGTCGAAGCTGGCGACTACGCCGCCGCGGACGATCTGACGGACGTCATCGCGCGGAATCCGCTCCGGGAAGGCTTGCGGGCAGCGCAGATGCGCGCGCTGTACCTGTGCGGACGGCAGAGCGAGGCCCTTGCTTCCTACGCGGATCTCCGCACCCGGCTAGCCGAGGAGTTGGGCGTCGACCCGAGTCCGGAGCTGCGCGCGCTGTACGAGTCGCTGCTCCGGCAGGACCCGGGGCTGGCCGCCGAACCGCGCGGCAACCTTCCCCTTCCGCTGACGCCGTTGATCGGCCGGGAGGAGGCGCTCAAGCAGCTCGCCGGGCTGTCGGCGCGGCTGGTGACGTTGACCGGGCCGGGCGGGGTCGGCAAGTCCCGGCTGGCCTTGGGGCTCGTGAGTGGCTATGCCTGTTCTAACCGGCATAGCCACTCACGAGCCAAGTTTCCCGACGGCTGCTGGCTGGTCGAACTCGCCGCCGTGCGGGGCACCTCCGCCGACCTCGCCGAAGCAGTCGCCGCGGTGCTCGGAATCCGCGACTCGCTCGACTCCGCCTCCCCGACGCAACGACTCGCCACGGCCCTGCGCGACCGACGGATGCTGCTCGTCCTGGACAACTGCGAACACGTCGTCGAAGCCGCCGCCGAACTCGTCGAATCGCTCCTGCGCAACACCCGTGACCTGCGCATTCTCACCACCAGCCAGGAACCGCTCGGCCTGCCGGGCGAGTCCGTGTTCGCGGTGGAACCACTGCCGCCCGAGGACGCCGTGCGGCTGTTCACCGAACGCGCGACCGCCTCCGCCCCGGATTTCGCGGGTGATCTCGACGCGATCACCGAAATCTGCCGTCGTCTGGACGGTCTTCCGCTCGCGCTGGAACTCGCGGCGACTCGCGTGCGCGGCCTGGGCGTGAAGGAACTGGCCGCCCGGCTCAACGACCGGTTCGCCGTCCTGACCCGAGGATCGCGCGGCGCTCCGGCCCGGCAGCAAACCTTGCGCGCCGTGCTCGACTGGAGCTGGGAACTGCTCAGCGAGCCCGAGCGGACTGTCCTCAGCAGACTGGCCGTCCACCGCGACAGCTTCGATCTCGCCGCCGCCGAAGCCGTTTGTGCGGGAGACGTGCTCGACCTCGTGCCCCGGCTGGTCGACCGGTCGCTGGTCACCGTCCTGAATGGACCGACTGGAGTTCGGTACCGGCTGCTGGAATCCGTTGCCGCCTATGCCGTCGAACGCCTGACGGATCCTGCCGCCACCCGCGCGCGACACCTGCGCCATTACCTGGAAATCGCCGAGAACGCGCAATTGCACGGCTCCGGGCAACGGACTTGGCTCACCCGGCTGGACGTCGAAGCGGGCAACCTGCGCGCTGCCCTGGACGAAGCGATCGGCCAAGCATCCATCGAAGCGGTACGGCTCGCGAAAGCGTTGTCCTGGTGGTGGCTGCTGCGAGGCAGACTCACCGAAGGCCGACGAATGCTGACAGCCGTTTTACGGTTTGCGGCAACGGATCCGGAGCTCACTGTCCTCAATGGATCGTTCGCCCTGCTGACCGGCGAACAAGCCCCGCCCGATTCCCCGGACGGCGTTCGCGCGTCGTGGTTGCGTGCCTACAGCTTGTTCAGCGTCGGCGACATCACCGCCAGCTGCGAGGTGAACGAGCGCGCCCTCGCGGCTGCCGGAGACGACGAATGGGGAATCGCCGCCGCACTCGGCCTCCGCGCCATGCTCAGCCTGGTCCGCGGAGATCTCGCCGCACTCGGCCGGGACGGTCTGCGCAGCGCCGAACTCTTCCGCCGCCTCGGCGACCGATGGGGCGAGATGCAGACCATCCCGCCGCTGGCCGCACTAGCCGAAATCAAGGGCGACTACGCCGAAGCCGCCCGCCGTCAGCACGACGGACTCGCCATCGCGCGCGAACTGGACCTGCAAGCGGAAGTCTCCGCGAGACTGTCCGGCCTCGGCCGCCTGGCCCTGCTCGAACGCGACTGGCCGCGAGCGCGCGACCTGCACGAACAAGCCCTGCGCAGCGCGTCCGACCACGGCTACGCCTACGGCCGGATCCACGCTGAAATGGGCCTCGCACTGGGTGCCCGCCGCTCCAGCGACCTCGACGCCGCCGAACGCCACCTGACCCACATCCGCGACGAATACCGCGACGTCTCCTCAACGGCGGGCGACCACCTGCTGTACGCGGAACTCGGTTTCATCGCCGAACTCCGGGGTGATCTGGCGCAGGCTCGGCAGTACCACCTGCGAGGCTTGGAATACGCGCGGGTGCTTGATGAACCGCGTGCTTTCGCGCTGTCGCTGGAAGGTTTGGCGGGCACTTGCGCGCCGCAGTCCGCCGCATTGCTGCTCGGTGCGGCCGACGCCGCGCGACGGACTGTCAACGCTCCGCTACCGGCGGCCGAGAGGGGTGATGTGGACCGGATTACTGAAGCGGCACAAGCGGTTCTCGGTTCCGGCTTTGCCAGCGTGTTTGAGCGTGGTGCGCGGTTGTCTGTCGAGGATGCGGTAAGGATGGTCTCGTGA
- a CDS encoding MFS transporter, which yields MSPTSAAVAPTQRLPLFALLSLATAVFITSLTETLPAGLLPAMSRSLDVSESATGQTVTGYALGTVLTAIPLSAITAGWRRKRLLLAAMGGFAVANTVTAVSSEYSLTMAARFVAGVAAGLAWALLAGYARRLVAPAQQGRAIAIAMAGIPVALCLGVPAGTFVGQFAGWRTAFLAMTVLTLVLLAWIGAAVPDFPGQAAGARPKMLPALRIPGVAAVLFVTLVFVLAHTVLYAYLATFLTGLGMGGETDLVLLTFGLASIASIWIVGAQIHRRLRLLTVVSALLVAVAAALLATEPALVYAAAALWGLGWGGVPTLLQTAAGDAGGESADTVQAMLVTQWNAAMAGGGVVGGVLLDVAGSGSFPWTVLVLMAPVLAVVLLARRRGFPAAERTSP from the coding sequence ATGAGCCCCACCTCAGCCGCCGTCGCGCCGACTCAGCGGCTTCCGCTTTTCGCGCTGCTGTCCCTCGCCACCGCGGTGTTCATCACCAGCCTCACCGAAACCCTGCCCGCCGGGCTGCTGCCCGCGATGAGCCGCTCGCTCGACGTCAGCGAATCGGCGACCGGCCAGACCGTCACCGGCTACGCGCTGGGCACCGTGCTGACCGCGATCCCGCTGTCCGCCATCACCGCCGGCTGGCGACGCAAACGGTTGCTCCTCGCCGCGATGGGCGGATTCGCCGTGGCCAACACCGTCACGGCCGTGTCGTCGGAGTACAGCCTGACGATGGCGGCGCGGTTCGTCGCGGGCGTCGCGGCTGGTCTCGCGTGGGCGCTGCTGGCCGGTTACGCCCGACGCTTGGTCGCTCCTGCTCAGCAGGGTCGTGCCATTGCAATCGCCATGGCTGGTATCCCAGTCGCGCTGTGCCTCGGCGTGCCGGCGGGGACGTTCGTCGGCCAGTTCGCCGGCTGGCGTACTGCGTTCCTCGCCATGACCGTGCTCACTCTGGTGCTGCTGGCCTGGATCGGCGCGGCGGTGCCCGACTTCCCCGGTCAAGCCGCGGGAGCGCGTCCGAAGATGCTGCCCGCGCTGCGCATCCCCGGAGTCGCGGCGGTCCTGTTCGTCACGCTGGTGTTCGTGCTGGCGCACACCGTGCTGTACGCCTACCTCGCCACCTTCCTCACCGGACTTGGCATGGGCGGCGAGACCGACCTGGTCCTGCTGACGTTCGGCCTCGCCTCGATCGCGAGCATCTGGATCGTCGGCGCGCAGATCCACCGGCGGCTGCGGTTGCTGACTGTCGTCAGCGCGCTGCTGGTCGCGGTCGCCGCGGCGCTGCTCGCGACCGAACCCGCGCTGGTGTACGCCGCCGCCGCGCTGTGGGGTCTCGGCTGGGGCGGGGTGCCGACCTTGCTGCAGACCGCGGCCGGGGACGCGGGCGGCGAGTCCGCGGACACGGTCCAAGCGATGCTCGTGACGCAGTGGAACGCGGCGATGGCGGGCGGCGGCGTCGTCGGCGGGGTGCTGCTCGACGTCGCTGGCAGCGGTTCGTTCCCGTGGACCGTGCTGGTGTTGATGGCACCGGTGCTGGCGGTCGTCCTGCTCGCGCGACGGCGCGGGTTCCCGGCCGCTGAGCGCACGTCGCCGTAG
- a CDS encoding GNAT family N-acetyltransferase, which translates to MTDFAALPLADAQLSEAQAADAAELLVLQRCCWVPQAIVNDTFDVPALHEDLDTVRGWIASTRVWTVRIGGRLVAAVRAHLEEDRWEIGRLMVAPDLAGQGVGRWLLSYAERQAPPEATSLVLYTGSGSERNLTMYRRAGYQVAVPPANTLGKHIHGAVYLTKAR; encoded by the coding sequence GTGACCGATTTCGCCGCTTTGCCGCTCGCCGATGCCCAGCTGTCCGAAGCCCAAGCCGCCGACGCCGCCGAACTCCTTGTGCTGCAACGGTGTTGCTGGGTCCCGCAGGCGATCGTCAACGACACCTTCGACGTGCCCGCGCTGCACGAGGACCTGGACACCGTGCGCGGCTGGATCGCGTCCACTCGCGTGTGGACGGTCCGGATCGGCGGACGGCTCGTCGCCGCCGTTCGCGCGCATCTCGAGGAGGACCGCTGGGAAATCGGACGCCTGATGGTCGCGCCCGATCTCGCCGGACAGGGCGTCGGCCGGTGGCTGCTGAGCTACGCCGAGCGGCAGGCCCCGCCGGAGGCGACCAGCCTGGTCCTCTACACCGGATCGGGCAGCGAACGGAACCTGACGATGTACCGGCGCGCCGGGTATCAGGTCGCCGTACCGCCCGCGAACACGCTCGGGAAGCACATTCACGGGGCGGTCTACCTGACGAAAGCCCGCTAG
- a CDS encoding M20 family metallopeptidase: MNALLDAARDLDLPRLRARLHATPEVGLHLPRTQETVLAALDGLPVEIHTGRALSSVVGVVRGATPGPTVLLRADLDALPFPDGPRHACGHDQHAAMLVGAARLLFARRGRLAGDVLLVFQPGEEGHDGARHMLEEGLLDATGSTPIAAYALHSAASSPLGAFSNTAGPALAASGSVTITLRGRGGHGAWPHRAADPVPAAGALITALYAVVNREFDVQEPVVLTVGSVHAGTQATIIPAEARLDATLRAMSDATLDRLAAAVDRAAQGVAHAHGIRAETAYQPGYPATVNHVGEADFVRDTVHDVFGPDRFVRTAKPALVSDDIGRILAAVPGVMTSVGACPPGRDPATAPGNHAPDAEFDDAVLPDGAALLAELAQRRLGYSLDRARGGAQDQET, from the coding sequence ATGAACGCTCTGCTGGATGCCGCCCGCGACCTCGACCTGCCCCGCCTGCGAGCCCGCCTGCACGCGACGCCCGAGGTAGGGCTCCACCTGCCCCGGACCCAAGAAACCGTCCTCGCCGCCCTCGACGGCCTGCCCGTCGAAATACACACCGGCCGCGCGCTGAGTTCAGTCGTGGGCGTCGTGCGCGGAGCGACCCCCGGCCCCACCGTGCTGCTCCGCGCCGACCTCGACGCGTTGCCGTTCCCCGATGGACCCCGGCATGCCTGCGGCCACGACCAGCACGCGGCGATGCTGGTCGGCGCGGCACGGCTGCTGTTCGCCCGCCGGGGCCGGCTGGCCGGCGACGTCCTGCTCGTGTTCCAGCCCGGTGAGGAGGGACACGACGGAGCGCGCCACATGCTCGAAGAAGGCCTCCTCGACGCGACCGGCTCCACCCCGATCGCCGCCTACGCCCTGCACTCGGCCGCGTCGTCGCCGCTTGGTGCCTTCAGCAACACCGCAGGTCCAGCGCTGGCCGCGTCCGGCAGCGTGACGATCACCTTGCGCGGCCGGGGCGGGCACGGCGCCTGGCCGCACCGCGCCGCCGATCCGGTGCCGGCGGCCGGTGCGCTGATCACCGCACTGTATGCGGTGGTCAACCGGGAGTTCGACGTTCAGGAGCCCGTGGTCCTGACCGTCGGCAGCGTCCATGCCGGGACGCAGGCGACGATCATCCCTGCTGAGGCCCGGCTGGACGCGACGCTCCGGGCGATGTCCGACGCAACACTCGACCGGCTCGCCGCCGCGGTGGACCGCGCTGCGCAAGGTGTCGCGCACGCACACGGAATCCGCGCCGAAACCGCCTATCAGCCTGGCTATCCGGCGACGGTGAACCACGTCGGTGAAGCGGATTTCGTGCGCGACACCGTGCACGACGTCTTCGGCCCGGACCGGTTCGTCCGCACCGCTAAACCCGCTCTGGTGTCGGATGACATCGGCCGGATCCTGGCCGCCGTCCCCGGCGTGATGACCAGCGTCGGAGCGTGCCCGCCCGGCCGGGATCCGGCGACCGCACCGGGAAATCACGCGCCGGACGCCGAGTTCGACGACGCCGTCCTCCCCGACGGCGCGGCGCTCCTGGCCGAACTCGCGCAACGGCGGCTCGGATATTCGCTGGACAGGGCTCGCGGCGGCGCGCAAGATCAAGAGACGTGA
- a CDS encoding LLM class flavin-dependent oxidoreductase: MTEILWYLIPREGAYPWEPEGRRQVDLAYLQQLGTAVDRIGFDGALFATDLYDVWPLASALAAVTRPSFKPLLAVHPGLISPTQLAKMALTFEQLFGRDRLRFNVVNGSTPALRQAGLQLEHDERYALSAEYWSLVKRLTAGETFDHKGQFYELTGAGQGLSELVPDGGAHVPLWFGGSSPAGIEMAAEHVDVYLTWGEPPHLLKEKLERVRERAAAHGRELRLGLRLHLIVRDTEEEAWAAADRLLDVTSNSTYERMLGDAAANDGEGWRRQFRQHGGVVPARARELEEHPNLWPGMGLFRPGPGTAVVGSTEQVLERLAEFRDLGVDVFILSGNPLLEEAYRVGETILPALRG; the protein is encoded by the coding sequence GTGACCGAAATCCTCTGGTATCTCATCCCCCGCGAAGGCGCCTATCCCTGGGAACCCGAAGGACGCCGCCAAGTCGACCTGGCCTACCTCCAGCAGCTCGGTACCGCGGTCGACCGAATCGGCTTCGACGGCGCACTGTTCGCCACCGATCTATATGACGTGTGGCCGCTCGCCAGCGCACTCGCCGCGGTCACCCGGCCGTCTTTCAAGCCGTTGCTCGCCGTGCACCCCGGCCTGATTTCCCCGACCCAGCTGGCGAAAATGGCGTTGACCTTCGAGCAGCTCTTCGGCCGGGACCGCCTGCGTTTCAACGTGGTCAACGGCTCCACGCCCGCGCTGCGGCAAGCCGGTCTGCAGCTCGAACACGACGAGCGATACGCCCTCAGCGCCGAATACTGGTCGCTGGTCAAACGCCTCACCGCCGGGGAAACGTTCGACCACAAAGGACAGTTCTACGAGCTGACCGGTGCCGGACAGGGACTGAGCGAACTGGTCCCGGACGGCGGCGCGCACGTCCCGCTGTGGTTCGGCGGCTCCTCCCCGGCTGGTATCGAAATGGCCGCCGAGCACGTCGACGTGTACCTGACCTGGGGCGAACCTCCGCACCTGCTCAAGGAAAAGCTGGAACGAGTCCGCGAACGAGCCGCCGCGCACGGCCGCGAACTCCGGCTCGGCCTGCGGTTGCACCTGATCGTCCGGGACACCGAGGAAGAAGCGTGGGCCGCCGCCGACCGCCTCCTCGACGTGACGAGCAACAGCACGTACGAACGCATGCTCGGCGACGCGGCGGCCAATGACGGCGAGGGCTGGCGACGGCAATTCCGTCAGCACGGCGGCGTCGTCCCGGCCCGCGCGCGAGAGCTCGAAGAGCACCCGAACCTGTGGCCTGGCATGGGTTTGTTCCGTCCGGGGCCGGGCACCGCCGTGGTCGGCAGCACGGAACAGGTGCTGGAGCGGCTGGCGGAATTCCGGGATCTCGGCGTCGACGTATTCATTCTGTCCGGCAATCCGTTGCTGGAAGAGGCTTACCGGGTGGGGGAAACGATTCTTCCGGCGTTGCGCGGATGA
- a CDS encoding ABC transporter substrate-binding protein, which yields MTVHIGVHPHNPSLYHLSRLGFLEQLLRPLGEDVEWHRIGGLDTAAALADGRIDFGGTGSTPPLSAQADGHDLVYAAVSAPRPGHGALLVRDDIQAADLKGQTVDLAIGSWQTHFVSKLLSSHGLDYGRDITARRAGPSSAGDLREGRVKAWVAQGAELFAARRAGEVRTLVEAGDVIADRSVFFTRRDVADTRPELVGAIVEALQQADDWAAANLIEAADFAAAEQGGDAEDWHAALAVLPWRLEPVSDVFLAEQQEAADILADAGFLARPIKVAQIRHAGLDQAVAAALGVEG from the coding sequence ATGACCGTCCACATCGGAGTCCACCCGCACAACCCGTCCCTCTACCATCTCTCCCGCCTCGGCTTCCTCGAACAACTGCTGCGGCCGCTCGGCGAAGACGTGGAATGGCACCGAATCGGCGGCCTCGACACCGCGGCCGCGCTCGCCGACGGGCGGATCGACTTCGGCGGCACCGGGTCGACCCCGCCGCTGTCCGCGCAGGCCGACGGCCACGACCTCGTCTACGCCGCCGTCTCCGCGCCACGGCCAGGCCACGGCGCGCTCCTGGTGCGCGACGACATTCAGGCGGCGGACTTGAAGGGCCAGACCGTCGACCTCGCGATCGGCTCATGGCAGACCCACTTCGTCAGCAAGCTCCTGAGCAGCCACGGACTCGACTACGGACGGGACATCACCGCGCGCCGAGCCGGACCGTCCTCCGCCGGAGACCTTCGCGAAGGGCGGGTCAAAGCGTGGGTCGCCCAAGGCGCGGAGCTGTTCGCCGCCCGTCGCGCCGGCGAGGTGCGCACACTCGTCGAAGCCGGGGACGTGATCGCCGACCGCTCGGTGTTCTTCACCCGCCGCGACGTCGCCGACACCCGGCCCGAACTCGTCGGCGCCATCGTGGAAGCCCTGCAGCAGGCCGACGACTGGGCTGCCGCGAACCTGATCGAAGCAGCGGACTTCGCCGCCGCCGAGCAAGGCGGCGACGCCGAAGATTGGCATGCCGCGCTGGCGGTGCTGCCCTGGCGGCTCGAGCCGGTGAGCGACGTCTTCCTCGCCGAGCAGCAGGAAGCCGCCGACATCCTGGCGGACGCCGGATTCCTGGCGCGGCCGATCAAGGTCGCCCAGATCCGGCACGCGGGCCTGGACCAAGCCGTCGCGGCGGCGCTCGGCGTGGAGGGCTGA
- a CDS encoding ABC transporter ATP-binding protein — translation MNAAAVHLRGLERRFGDRAVLDSLDLDIRRGEFFALLGASGSGKTTLLRLLAGLDRPDSGTVLVPQVRTVVFQEPRLVPSKRVLANVTVGMPRGSATRRTGLDALTEVGLADHADAWPATLSGGEAQRVALARALVREPELLLLDEPFAALDALTRLRMQDLVERLCRVHRPAVLLVTHDVDEAIRLADRIGVLREGRLITDERVGLDRPRDPADPAFAALRSRLLADLGVHTLEETSP, via the coding sequence GTGAACGCGGCGGCCGTGCACCTGCGCGGGCTCGAGCGGCGGTTCGGCGACCGCGCGGTGCTGGACAGCCTCGACCTCGACATTCGCCGCGGCGAGTTCTTCGCGCTGCTGGGCGCCAGCGGCAGCGGGAAAACGACCCTGCTCCGGTTGCTGGCCGGTCTAGACCGCCCCGACAGCGGCACAGTCCTGGTACCCCAGGTCCGCACGGTGGTATTTCAGGAGCCCCGGTTGGTGCCGTCGAAACGCGTGCTGGCGAACGTCACCGTCGGAATGCCGCGTGGCAGCGCCACCCGCCGGACCGGGCTGGACGCGCTCACCGAAGTCGGTCTCGCCGACCACGCCGACGCCTGGCCCGCCACCCTGTCCGGCGGCGAGGCCCAGCGAGTCGCACTCGCCCGCGCCCTCGTCCGCGAACCCGAACTGCTGCTGCTCGACGAGCCGTTCGCCGCTCTCGACGCCCTGACCCGGCTGCGGATGCAAGACCTCGTCGAACGCCTGTGCCGCGTGCACCGGCCGGCTGTCCTGCTGGTCACCCACGACGTCGACGAAGCCATCCGGCTCGCCGACCGCATCGGCGTCCTGCGCGAAGGACGGCTGATCACTGACGAACGTGTCGGCCTGGACCGGCCTCGCGATCCGGCCGATCCCGCCTTCGCCGCGCTTCGTTCCCGCTTGCTCGCCGATCTCGGCGTGCACACCCTTGAGGAGACCTCCCCATGA
- a CDS encoding ABC transporter permease: MSTATEFSVASKAELVVPDAPAPRTRRRGLRLALRVVGPLVLLLAWITGSATGVLSPTLLASPGQVVAAVGELWTSGQLGDALEVSLARAGAGLAIGVLAGLSLGVLTGFSRLGEELLDSSVQLLRTVPFLSLVPLFMVWFGIGETARVVLIAVATSFPMYVSTSGGVRNADRGLLEAMRTFGMGRLALVREVVLPGALPSLLSGLRLSMTLSVIALIAAEEINSTAGIGYLMSTAQEYSRTDVLTVCILIYAVIGLLADGAVRLLERLVMPWRTVGRGAR; the protein is encoded by the coding sequence GTGAGCACGGCGACCGAATTCTCCGTCGCGTCGAAGGCCGAGCTCGTCGTACCGGACGCTCCCGCGCCGCGCACCCGGAGGCGCGGACTCCGGCTCGCCCTGCGCGTCGTCGGCCCGCTGGTGCTGCTGCTCGCCTGGATCACCGGCTCAGCCACCGGCGTGCTCAGCCCGACGCTGCTCGCCTCCCCCGGTCAAGTAGTGGCCGCCGTGGGCGAACTGTGGACCAGCGGGCAACTCGGCGACGCGCTGGAAGTCTCGCTCGCCCGCGCCGGAGCCGGGCTGGCCATCGGCGTGCTGGCCGGCCTCTCGCTCGGGGTCCTGACCGGATTTTCCCGGCTGGGCGAGGAATTGCTCGACTCGTCCGTGCAGTTGCTGCGGACTGTCCCGTTCCTTTCGCTGGTCCCGTTGTTCATGGTGTGGTTCGGGATCGGCGAAACCGCGCGGGTCGTGCTGATCGCGGTGGCGACGAGCTTCCCCATGTATGTCTCCACTTCCGGCGGAGTCCGCAACGCCGACCGCGGCCTTCTCGAAGCGATGCGGACGTTCGGAATGGGCCGGCTGGCTCTCGTGCGGGAAGTCGTGCTGCCGGGCGCGTTGCCGTCGCTGCTGTCCGGGCTGCGGTTGTCGATGACGCTCAGCGTGATCGCGCTCATCGCCGCCGAGGAGATCAACTCGACGGCGGGCATCGGTTACCTGATGTCGACCGCGCAGGAGTATTCGCGCACGGACGTGCTCACCGTGTGCATCCTGATCTACGCCGTGATCGGCCTGCTCGCCGACGGCGCGGTCCGGCTGCTGGAACGGCTGGTCATGCCGTGGCGCACCGTCGGACGGGGTGCCCGGTGA
- a CDS encoding NrtA/SsuA/CpmA family ABC transporter substrate-binding protein, whose protein sequence is MRIRSLALAAAAVLAFAGVAACSSSAADAGTVKVRIPDDSNSGLLAVGRKDGSLAAALAKVHASVEWTGTAGAFAPAAQQLDANALDFASGSITSATAALAQNPGFKLFSATQPDKLGEGILVKNGSPITNVRDLVGKKVAVWHGGTSEYLLLQALRQANVPIDSVQRVYLQPGQVAPLFASGQVDAWSTWAQFSVPRLADGGSRFLVTGGQVGSENYAVWAVRTGFADQHPEVVRALYDYLRAAGQHQQQDPGSFLNVKTTSGPEALSPAQKTVAESINKALSPTAPIGAPELDRFHNVARFFADQHITNGFFDVKPYVIDVTSLPGSPK, encoded by the coding sequence ATGAGAATCCGTTCCCTCGCCCTGGCCGCCGCCGCGGTCCTCGCCTTCGCCGGAGTCGCAGCCTGCTCGTCGAGCGCGGCCGACGCTGGCACCGTGAAGGTCCGCATCCCCGACGACAGCAACTCCGGACTGCTCGCCGTGGGCCGCAAAGACGGCTCGCTCGCCGCCGCGCTCGCGAAAGTGCACGCCTCGGTCGAATGGACCGGCACCGCCGGAGCGTTCGCTCCCGCCGCACAACAGCTCGACGCGAACGCACTCGACTTCGCGTCCGGTTCGATCACTTCGGCGACCGCGGCGCTCGCGCAGAACCCCGGCTTCAAACTGTTTTCCGCCACCCAGCCGGACAAACTCGGCGAAGGCATTCTTGTCAAGAACGGCTCGCCGATCACGAATGTGCGAGACCTCGTCGGCAAGAAGGTCGCGGTCTGGCACGGCGGGACGAGCGAATACCTGTTGCTGCAGGCGTTGCGGCAGGCCAATGTGCCGATCGATTCGGTTCAGCGGGTGTATCTGCAGCCCGGACAGGTCGCGCCGCTGTTCGCGTCCGGCCAGGTCGACGCGTGGTCGACGTGGGCCCAGTTCTCGGTTCCGCGCCTGGCCGACGGGGGTTCCCGCTTCCTCGTGACCGGCGGCCAGGTCGGTTCGGAGAATTACGCGGTCTGGGCAGTGCGCACCGGATTCGCCGATCAGCACCCCGAAGTCGTGCGCGCACTGTACGACTATCTGCGCGCCGCCGGACAGCATCAGCAGCAGGATCCTGGCTCGTTCCTGAACGTCAAAACCACTTCGGGACCGGAAGCGCTTTCCCCGGCGCAGAAAACCGTCGCGGAGTCGATCAACAAAGCGCTTTCGCCGACCGCCCCGATCGGCGCACCGGAACTCGACCGCTTCCACAACGTCGCCCGATTCTTCGCCGATCAGCACATCACCAACGGTTTCTTCGACGTCAAGCCGTACGTCATCGACGTGACCTCCTTGCCCGGGAGCCCGAAGTGA